One segment of Sphingomonas telluris DNA contains the following:
- a CDS encoding DUF2171 domain-containing protein, with amino-acid sequence MAYERYDPEERRWRDEDERRAMGRDRDPRFEDRDSQRGERGFFDRMGDEVRSWFGDEDRGHSRDDRRGREGEDWREWSSTNEQQYNPRWREEIGREPLRMHEPRDDRFDRENHTEWNRDPYRSTSFAGSRARSNHDDLHYEQWRRRQVEDLDRDYDEYRRERQSNFEQDFGGWRDKRQSKRDLLRGIREHMEVVGNDDQHVGTVDRVAGDRIILSRSDPESGGVHHSLSCTDVDRVENDRVILDCKADKARERWRDESRSRALFEREDQGRAGPHILDRSFSGTYR; translated from the coding sequence ATGGCTTACGAGCGGTACGATCCGGAAGAGCGCCGATGGCGCGACGAAGACGAGCGCCGTGCAATGGGACGCGACCGTGATCCGCGGTTCGAAGACCGCGACTCGCAAAGAGGCGAGAGAGGCTTCTTCGATCGCATGGGCGACGAGGTTCGTTCCTGGTTCGGCGACGAAGACCGTGGTCATTCGCGCGACGATCGCCGCGGGCGCGAGGGCGAGGACTGGCGTGAGTGGTCGAGTACCAACGAGCAGCAATACAACCCACGCTGGCGCGAGGAGATCGGGCGCGAACCGCTCCGAATGCACGAACCGCGCGACGATCGCTTCGACCGCGAGAACCACACGGAGTGGAACCGCGACCCCTATCGCAGCACATCCTTCGCCGGTTCGAGGGCGCGCTCGAACCACGACGATCTGCATTATGAGCAGTGGCGCCGGCGGCAGGTCGAGGATCTCGACCGCGACTATGACGAATACCGTCGCGAGCGGCAGTCGAACTTCGAGCAGGACTTCGGCGGTTGGCGCGACAAGCGGCAGTCCAAGCGAGACCTCCTGCGCGGCATCCGCGAGCATATGGAAGTCGTCGGCAACGACGACCAGCATGTGGGCACCGTCGACCGCGTTGCCGGCGACCGTATCATCTTGAGTCGCAGCGACCCAGAGTCAGGCGGCGTCCATCATTCGCTAAGCTGCACCGATGTGGATCGTGTGGAGAACGACCGCGTGATCCTCGACTGCAAGGCCGACAAGGCGCGCGAGCGTTGGCGCGACGAGAGCCGCAGCCGGGCCCTGTTCGAGCGCGAGGATCAGGGCCGCGCGGGCCCGCACATCCTCGATAGGAGCTTCTCGGGCACCTATCGCTAG
- the prsK gene encoding XrtA/PEP-CTERM system histidine kinase PrsK, giving the protein MHVVVAFWSHAICAAAFLGLLIWRVATIRQREQRLLLGGFAVTACWAWITAMLPGDPIASFAETARNLVWIGLLYNLSASSDERQHGVRLVYAAVAAVLGFQVVVDAVSLFAPTRPVEETAILLRITAAAGALILVHNLYGQASPASRLNIRMAMLALSLMWSYDLNLYTIAWLDNRLAPDLIEWRGLIIALTAPMFVLAARRGEGWRVRLSRAATFQSLSLLAICAYFAVMAILATALRGADIEWSRGLLVGLLAVMTVAAMAILPSAKARSWAKVKISKHFFEHRYDYRAEWLRFTETVGVPGPEAAPLGQRVIKAFADILEAPGGLLLASDASGAITAAASWNWPGRNPPTGELDRMRDFWAALEASGRIIELDALRGGWAKAEDCVALAPQWMLEDRRAWSCVPLIHGERLFGVIVLASPDYRRALDWEDFDLLRTAGRQAASSLAEAYGQEALSNAQRFEEFNRRFAFILHDIKNLVSQLSLVSRNAERHADNPDFRADMVATLRSSVGKMNDLLTRLSPQAQGRGLRSEPQPLRAILSDAIASKRRDHEVKLLGDTTLWAFVDALALEQAVGHLLQNAVEASPPTEPVTVRVSQESGEVRIAIADKGCGMDGDFVRNRLFQPFASTKSDGFGIGSFEARSLVAGMGGRLVVDSTVGAGTEFSIYLSAADAAQFERKRA; this is encoded by the coding sequence ATGCACGTGGTAGTTGCCTTCTGGAGTCACGCGATTTGCGCGGCGGCTTTCCTCGGCCTGTTGATCTGGCGCGTCGCGACCATTCGCCAGCGGGAGCAACGACTGCTCCTCGGCGGGTTCGCAGTTACCGCATGCTGGGCATGGATCACCGCGATGCTGCCCGGCGATCCGATCGCCAGCTTTGCAGAGACGGCGCGGAACCTCGTGTGGATCGGCCTGCTCTACAATTTGTCGGCGAGCAGCGACGAACGCCAGCATGGCGTCCGGCTCGTCTACGCTGCCGTTGCCGCAGTGCTCGGGTTCCAGGTCGTGGTGGATGCGGTGTCTCTCTTCGCGCCGACGCGGCCGGTGGAGGAAACCGCGATCCTGCTGCGCATTACCGCGGCGGCCGGCGCTCTGATCCTCGTCCACAATCTGTACGGGCAGGCGTCTCCGGCCAGCCGGCTCAACATCCGCATGGCAATGCTCGCTTTGTCGCTGATGTGGAGCTACGACCTCAACCTCTACACGATCGCGTGGCTCGACAATCGCCTCGCTCCCGACCTAATTGAATGGCGCGGCCTGATCATCGCGCTGACGGCGCCGATGTTCGTGCTTGCGGCGCGGCGAGGCGAAGGGTGGCGCGTGAGGCTGTCGCGTGCCGCCACGTTCCAGTCGCTCTCGCTCCTGGCGATCTGCGCTTATTTCGCGGTCATGGCGATCCTCGCGACGGCATTGCGCGGGGCCGACATCGAATGGTCGCGCGGACTGCTGGTCGGCCTCCTCGCCGTGATGACGGTTGCCGCCATGGCCATCCTGCCGAGCGCGAAGGCGCGCAGTTGGGCGAAGGTCAAGATTTCGAAGCACTTCTTCGAGCATCGCTATGACTATCGCGCAGAATGGCTGCGCTTCACCGAAACCGTGGGCGTTCCGGGCCCCGAGGCCGCCCCGCTCGGCCAGCGTGTGATCAAGGCTTTCGCGGACATTCTGGAGGCGCCGGGCGGCCTGCTGCTCGCTTCCGATGCATCGGGCGCGATCACCGCGGCCGCATCGTGGAACTGGCCGGGCCGCAACCCGCCGACAGGCGAGCTGGACCGCATGCGCGACTTTTGGGCGGCTCTCGAAGCGAGCGGTCGTATCATCGAGCTGGACGCGCTCCGCGGAGGCTGGGCCAAGGCGGAGGATTGCGTCGCGCTTGCCCCGCAATGGATGCTGGAAGATCGCCGCGCCTGGTCGTGCGTCCCGCTCATCCACGGCGAGCGCTTGTTCGGCGTGATCGTGCTCGCGTCGCCGGATTACCGCCGCGCGCTGGACTGGGAAGATTTCGACCTCCTGCGTACAGCCGGCAGGCAGGCTGCGAGCTCGCTTGCCGAAGCCTACGGGCAGGAGGCGCTGTCGAATGCCCAGCGCTTCGAGGAGTTCAACCGCCGCTTCGCCTTCATCCTCCACGACATTAAGAATCTCGTCAGCCAATTGTCGCTCGTGTCGCGCAATGCGGAGCGGCACGCCGACAATCCGGATTTCCGGGCCGACATGGTTGCGACCCTGCGCAGCTCGGTCGGCAAGATGAACGACCTGCTGACCAGGCTGTCGCCGCAGGCGCAGGGACGGGGACTCCGCAGCGAGCCGCAGCCGCTGCGCGCGATCCTGTCCGACGCCATCGCGTCCAAGCGCCGCGACCATGAAGTGAAGCTCCTCGGCGACACGACGCTTTGGGCCTTCGTCGATGCCCTCGCGCTTGAGCAGGCGGTCGGCCATCTCCTGCAGAACGCCGTCGAAGCCAGCCCGCCCACCGAGCCGGTCACCGTCCGCGTCAGCCAGGAAAGCGGCGAAGTCCGCATTGCCATCGCCGACAAGGGCTGCGGCATGGACGGCGACTTCGTCCGCAACCGCCTGTTCCAGCCCTTCGCTTCGACCAAGTCGGACGGCTTTGGGATCGGCTCCTTCGAGGCCCGCTCGCTCGTCGCCGGAATGGGCGGCCGCCTGGTCGTGGACTCGACTGTCGGCGCCGGCACCGAATTCTCCATCTATCTTTCCGCGGCCGATGCCGCGCAGTTCGAACGGAAACGCGCATGA
- a CDS encoding NADP-dependent oxidoreductase: MARAWHLTSRPQGLPTNENFALKEIDLPPLGPGMVRIRNQWLSVDPYMRGRMNDVKSYVPPFQIDQPMEGGAVGEVVESTAAGFSPGDRVLHMAGWRDEAVVDARTANKLPPLQVEPHLFLGNLGVTGATAYFGLLDVGQAKAGDIVFVSAAAGAVGSAVVQIAKAKGMTVIGSAGGEEKCEFVRSLGADQVVDYKAQPILKGLAAAAPEGIDVYFDNVGGDHLDAAFALARMRARFAICGMIEGYNKAEPASFRFIMRVIAMRIRMQGFIVFDFQSRMDEFYREMGQLIASGQLQSRETVHEGLESMPDAFRGLFSGENVGKMLVRI, translated from the coding sequence ATGGCCCGCGCCTGGCATTTGACGAGCCGCCCACAGGGGCTGCCGACGAACGAGAATTTTGCTCTCAAGGAAATCGACCTCCCGCCCCTCGGGCCGGGCATGGTCCGCATTCGCAACCAATGGTTGTCCGTCGACCCGTACATGCGCGGGCGCATGAACGACGTGAAAAGCTATGTCCCGCCGTTCCAGATCGACCAGCCGATGGAAGGCGGCGCGGTCGGCGAAGTGGTTGAATCCACCGCCGCCGGCTTCTCGCCCGGCGACCGCGTTCTCCATATGGCGGGGTGGCGGGACGAAGCGGTCGTGGACGCGAGGACGGCCAACAAGCTCCCTCCGCTGCAGGTCGAGCCGCATCTTTTCCTCGGGAATCTCGGAGTGACCGGCGCAACCGCCTATTTCGGACTGCTCGACGTCGGACAGGCCAAGGCCGGCGATATCGTCTTCGTGTCCGCTGCGGCCGGCGCCGTCGGCTCGGCGGTCGTCCAGATCGCCAAGGCCAAGGGCATGACGGTCATCGGCTCCGCGGGCGGTGAGGAGAAATGCGAGTTCGTCCGCTCGCTCGGTGCCGACCAGGTCGTCGACTACAAGGCGCAGCCGATCCTGAAGGGTCTCGCCGCCGCCGCTCCGGAAGGCATCGACGTCTATTTCGACAATGTCGGCGGCGATCATCTCGACGCCGCCTTCGCGCTCGCGCGGATGCGCGCGCGGTTCGCGATCTGCGGGATGATCGAAGGCTACAACAAGGCCGAGCCGGCCTCATTCCGCTTCATCATGCGGGTGATCGCCATGCGCATCCGAATGCAGGGCTTCATCGTCTTCGACTTCCAGTCGCGGATGGACGAATTCTATCGCGAGATGGGCCAGCTGATCGCGAGCGGCCAGCTCCAGTCGCGCGAGACCGTCCACGAGGGCCTCGAGAGCATGCCCGACGCCTTCCGCGGGCTGTTCAGCGGCGAAAACGTCGGGAAGATGCTCGTCAGGATCTGA
- a CDS encoding aldo/keto reductase — protein sequence MEVAPLALGGNVFGWTADEATSFRILDAFVDAGGNMIDTADVYSAWVEGHKGGESETVIGNWLKRDPAKRDRIVIATKVGFLAGLAPDSIASACDASLARLGIETIDLYYHHKDDPEVPLADSLGAMQALIDVGKVRSIGLSQYTAERLDEAMKTAEAQGVTRPCALQTWYNLVDRPKLEGPLHDTAIAHGMGIIPFYGLANGFLTGKYRSKEDLGKSVRGQRIVEYLEGKGQAVLDALDGIAAETGAPLAAIALAWTNAQPGITATLASATSVEQLHEQIASLNLKLSAEQIARLDEASAQRSSGGRSALLQNVQRSDGQRLGRR from the coding sequence ATCGAAGTCGCGCCGCTGGCGCTCGGCGGCAACGTCTTCGGCTGGACGGCCGATGAAGCGACCAGCTTCCGGATCCTCGACGCGTTCGTCGATGCCGGCGGCAACATGATCGACACAGCCGACGTATATTCAGCCTGGGTCGAGGGTCATAAGGGCGGCGAAAGCGAAACCGTCATCGGCAATTGGCTCAAGCGCGACCCCGCCAAGCGCGACAGGATCGTCATTGCGACGAAAGTCGGGTTCCTGGCCGGCCTAGCCCCGGACTCCATCGCGTCCGCCTGCGATGCTTCGCTAGCCCGCCTCGGGATCGAGACGATCGATCTCTACTACCACCATAAGGACGATCCGGAAGTTCCCCTGGCCGACAGCCTCGGCGCGATGCAAGCGCTGATCGATGTCGGAAAGGTGCGTTCAATCGGACTGTCCCAATACACGGCAGAGCGGCTCGACGAGGCGATGAAGACGGCTGAGGCCCAAGGCGTCACGCGGCCGTGCGCCCTGCAGACCTGGTACAATCTCGTCGACCGGCCAAAGCTCGAAGGTCCGCTGCATGACACGGCCATCGCGCACGGGATGGGCATTATCCCCTTCTACGGCCTCGCGAACGGCTTCCTGACGGGCAAGTACCGGAGCAAGGAGGACCTCGGGAAAAGCGTACGCGGCCAGCGCATCGTCGAATATCTCGAGGGCAAGGGACAAGCCGTCCTCGACGCGCTCGACGGCATTGCTGCTGAAACCGGTGCGCCGCTTGCCGCGATTGCCTTGGCGTGGACCAACGCCCAGCCCGGGATCACAGCGACGCTGGCAAGCGCCACGAGCGTCGAGCAGCTGCACGAGCAAATCGCGTCGTTGAACCTTAAACTCTCAGCGGAGCAAATCGCCCGCCTCGACGAGGCGAGCGCCCAGCGGTCGTCCGGCGGGCGCTCAGCTCTTCTTCAGAACGTCCAAAGAAGCGACGGTCAGCGCCTCGGTCGCCGTTGA
- a CDS encoding 3-hydroxybutyrate dehydrogenase, producing MILEGKVALVTGSTSGIGLAIARSLAAKGAKVMLNGFGDPAEIEKLKSELGALHDGADMSDPAQIEAMVRHCSDELGAPDIVVNNAGIQHVSPVEEFPVEKWNAILAINLSAVFHTTRLTIASMKAKGWGRIINTASAHSLIASPNKSAYVAAKHGVAGFTKTVALEAAKDGVTVNCISPGYVWTPLVENQIPDTMKARNLTREQVVNDVLLAAQPTKRFVTPEEIGALALFLCREEARSITGANLSVDGGWTAA from the coding sequence ATGATTCTGGAAGGCAAAGTCGCTCTCGTCACCGGTTCTACCTCAGGCATCGGGCTCGCCATCGCCCGTTCCCTCGCCGCGAAGGGCGCGAAGGTAATGCTGAACGGTTTCGGCGATCCCGCCGAGATCGAGAAACTCAAGAGCGAGCTTGGCGCCCTCCACGACGGCGCAGACATGTCGGACCCGGCCCAGATCGAGGCGATGGTTCGCCACTGCAGCGATGAGCTCGGAGCCCCGGACATCGTCGTCAACAATGCCGGCATCCAGCACGTCTCTCCGGTCGAGGAGTTCCCGGTCGAGAAGTGGAATGCGATCCTCGCCATCAACCTGTCCGCTGTCTTCCACACGACGCGGCTGACGATCGCGTCCATGAAGGCGAAGGGCTGGGGCCGGATCATCAACACGGCTTCGGCGCACAGCCTGATCGCCAGCCCCAACAAGTCCGCCTACGTCGCCGCCAAGCATGGCGTCGCGGGCTTCACCAAGACCGTTGCCCTGGAGGCCGCAAAGGACGGCGTGACCGTCAACTGCATCTCCCCCGGATATGTCTGGACGCCGCTGGTCGAGAATCAGATCCCCGACACAATGAAGGCGCGGAACCTGACACGCGAGCAGGTCGTGAACGACGTTCTGCTCGCCGCGCAGCCGACCAAGCGCTTCGTTACCCCGGAGGAGATTGGCGCGTTGGCGCTGTTCCTCTGCCGCGAAGAGGCCCGCTCGATCACTGGTGCGAACCTCAGCGTGGACGGCGGCTGGACTGCCGCCTAG
- a CDS encoding UrcA family protein encodes MTRILTVVALLLAGTAAAVAQPPGEKPHSGVVVVADDVPTRHVSFADLDLSTAGGERTLVRRVKLAVSKVCDEAVGPLPIIYAKQECWKSTWAESQPKLNAAVERSRQLAATGSPTTVATITIIAAR; translated from the coding sequence ATGACAAGAATCCTGACAGTCGTCGCCTTGCTGCTGGCGGGTACCGCTGCCGCTGTTGCGCAGCCGCCAGGCGAAAAACCGCATAGCGGGGTTGTCGTGGTCGCCGACGATGTCCCTACGCGGCATGTCAGCTTCGCCGACCTCGATCTTTCAACGGCTGGTGGTGAGCGTACTCTCGTCCGCCGAGTGAAGCTGGCAGTGAGCAAGGTGTGCGACGAAGCGGTGGGCCCGTTGCCCATCATCTATGCCAAGCAGGAATGCTGGAAGTCGACCTGGGCGGAGTCGCAGCCGAAGCTGAACGCTGCGGTTGAACGCTCACGTCAGCTCGCGGCAACCGGCTCGCCTACTACGGTGGCGACGATCACTATCATCGCTGCGAGATAG
- the prsR gene encoding PEP-CTERM-box response regulator transcription factor, protein MTDKQLPVLLIVEDDEGLQRQLKWAYEGYEVVLAGSRSAAVEAVRLHEPSVVTLDLGLPPDPDGTTEGFETLREILRIKPDTKVIVASGHGARESMLRAIGMGAYDFYRKPVDIDELGLIVARAFHVHGLEAENRRLEQSGGGGQVLGSIISAAPEMMKVAKTIERVASADVSVMLLGASGTGKELLARAVHEKSGRKGEFIAINCAAIPETLLEAELFGYERGAFTGAVKSNVGKIEMAQGGTLFLDEVGDIPLPLQVKLLRFLQERVIERIGGRQPIAVDTRIVCATHQDLDAMKADGRFREDLYYRLAEIVVRIPSLAERPGDAVLLARHFVNRFGRELNTKVQSLSADGVAAIDAYSWPGNVRELENRIKRAVIMADGKSVTAEDLDLPGSSEAGQEELALNLRAARETADRRAIRLALSRTENNISGAAKLLGISRPTLYDLLKQYQLSA, encoded by the coding sequence ATGACGGACAAGCAACTCCCGGTCCTCCTGATCGTCGAGGACGACGAGGGCCTGCAGCGCCAGCTTAAATGGGCATATGAAGGCTATGAGGTGGTTCTCGCCGGAAGCCGCTCTGCGGCCGTCGAAGCTGTGCGCCTTCACGAGCCGTCGGTGGTCACGCTCGACCTCGGCCTGCCGCCCGATCCGGACGGCACGACCGAGGGCTTCGAGACGCTACGCGAGATCCTGCGCATCAAGCCCGACACCAAGGTGATCGTCGCGTCCGGCCACGGTGCGCGGGAGAGCATGCTTCGGGCGATCGGAATGGGTGCGTACGATTTCTATCGCAAGCCGGTGGACATCGACGAGCTCGGACTCATCGTTGCCCGCGCCTTCCACGTCCACGGGCTGGAAGCGGAGAACCGCCGGCTCGAGCAATCGGGCGGGGGCGGTCAGGTGCTCGGCTCGATCATCAGTGCCGCGCCGGAGATGATGAAGGTCGCCAAGACGATCGAGCGGGTAGCCTCCGCCGACGTGTCCGTGATGCTGCTCGGCGCATCTGGTACCGGCAAGGAGCTTCTCGCGCGCGCCGTGCACGAGAAGAGCGGCCGCAAGGGAGAGTTCATCGCCATCAACTGCGCCGCCATTCCCGAGACCCTGCTGGAAGCCGAGCTGTTCGGCTACGAGCGCGGGGCCTTCACCGGCGCGGTCAAGTCAAACGTCGGCAAGATCGAGATGGCGCAAGGCGGAACCCTGTTCCTCGACGAGGTTGGCGACATTCCGCTGCCGCTGCAGGTCAAGCTGCTGCGCTTCCTTCAGGAGCGCGTGATCGAGCGCATTGGCGGCCGCCAGCCCATCGCGGTGGACACGAGGATCGTCTGCGCGACGCACCAGGACCTCGACGCCATGAAGGCGGACGGACGGTTCCGCGAGGATCTCTACTACCGGCTCGCCGAGATCGTCGTAAGGATCCCGTCGCTTGCGGAGCGCCCCGGCGACGCCGTCTTGCTTGCGCGCCACTTCGTCAATCGCTTTGGTCGCGAGCTGAACACCAAGGTCCAGTCGCTCTCTGCCGACGGGGTCGCCGCGATTGATGCCTACAGCTGGCCCGGCAACGTCCGTGAGCTCGAGAACCGCATCAAGCGCGCGGTGATCATGGCCGACGGCAAGTCCGTCACCGCGGAGGATCTCGATCTGCCGGGCAGCTCCGAGGCCGGGCAGGAGGAGCTCGCGCTCAACCTCCGCGCCGCGCGCGAAACGGCCGACCGCCGCGCGATCCGGCTGGCGCTCAGCCGCACCGAGAACAATATCTCCGGCGCCGCGAAGCTGCTGGGGATCAGCCGTCCGACGCTCTACGATCTTCTGAAGCAGTATCAACTGAGCGCCTGA
- a CDS encoding DUF4893 domain-containing protein, whose product MRLILAAISLVLLSGCAEFESRGVIAQPTRDWRTVVTDVDRTKLRDWRTAFVEALQDARNGGFSAEIEKEGVLLNPDAALGGPIPDGDYRCRVIKLGAKSGGMLNYVGYPYFNCRVSRNGQQQDFAKLSGSQRQVGSLFPGDQLRQVFLGTLVLGDEARAFQYGRDTDRDVAGYVERIGDSRWRLIMPRPAYESVMDVMELVPAS is encoded by the coding sequence ATGCGCTTAATCCTCGCCGCCATTTCGCTGGTCCTTCTGTCGGGCTGTGCCGAATTCGAAAGCCGGGGCGTCATCGCGCAGCCAACGCGCGACTGGCGCACAGTGGTCACGGATGTCGATCGGACGAAGCTGCGGGACTGGCGGACGGCTTTCGTGGAGGCGCTGCAGGATGCACGCAACGGTGGCTTTTCGGCTGAGATCGAAAAGGAGGGCGTTCTCCTCAATCCCGACGCGGCGCTCGGCGGACCGATTCCGGATGGCGACTACCGCTGCCGCGTGATCAAGCTCGGCGCGAAGAGCGGCGGCATGCTCAACTATGTGGGCTATCCCTATTTCAACTGCCGCGTGAGCCGGAACGGCCAGCAGCAGGACTTCGCCAAGCTCAGCGGCTCGCAGCGGCAGGTGGGCTCGCTGTTTCCTGGCGACCAGTTGCGCCAGGTGTTCCTCGGGACGCTGGTGCTCGGCGATGAAGCCCGCGCGTTCCAATACGGCCGCGACACCGACCGCGATGTCGCCGGCTATGTCGAGCGGATCGGCGATAGCCGCTGGCGGCTGATCATGCCGCGCCCGGCGTATGAATCCGTGATGGACGTGATGGAACTGGTTCCAGCATCTTAG
- the ypfJ gene encoding KPN_02809 family neutral zinc metallopeptidase: MRLGGEPESSNFEDRTGQGGGFGFGGGGGGNMLGCLLPMVASRFGIVGVLILLVGYCALTQLGGGGGGLLPSGPTTSAPSAPGQSTLDPNTRQFLTRVLGSTEETWSDIFAKSGSRYVPTRMVAYSGGTGTACGAGQAAMGPFYCPNDKTIYIDPTFFNELSQRFGAPGDFAMAYVIAHEVGHHVQDLEGTLDEAHNAQARSSETQGNAIQVGVELQADCYAGVWAANARDAQGNILEPGDVQEGMRAAEAIGDDMLQKQSQGVVIPESFTHGSSAQRMQALQTGLKTGNPAACKFNR; this comes from the coding sequence ATGCGCCTTGGTGGTGAACCGGAGAGCAGCAATTTCGAAGATCGAACAGGCCAAGGCGGCGGCTTCGGTTTCGGCGGTGGCGGCGGCGGCAACATGCTCGGCTGCCTGCTGCCGATGGTCGCGAGCCGGTTCGGCATCGTCGGCGTCCTCATCCTGCTGGTCGGCTATTGCGCGCTGACCCAGCTCGGCGGCGGTGGCGGTGGCCTCTTGCCCAGTGGGCCGACCACCAGCGCCCCCTCGGCGCCCGGCCAGTCGACGCTCGATCCGAATACGAGGCAGTTCCTGACTCGTGTGCTCGGATCGACCGAGGAGACCTGGAGCGACATCTTCGCCAAGAGCGGCAGCCGCTACGTCCCGACGCGAATGGTCGCCTACAGCGGCGGAACCGGCACGGCCTGCGGGGCGGGCCAGGCGGCGATGGGGCCGTTCTACTGCCCCAACGACAAGACGATCTACATCGACCCGACATTCTTCAACGAGCTGTCGCAGCGCTTCGGCGCGCCGGGCGATTTCGCCATGGCCTATGTGATCGCGCATGAGGTCGGCCACCACGTGCAGGACCTCGAAGGCACGCTCGACGAAGCGCACAATGCGCAGGCGCGGTCATCCGAGACGCAGGGTAATGCGATCCAGGTCGGCGTCGAGCTTCAGGCCGATTGCTATGCCGGCGTGTGGGCGGCCAATGCCCGCGACGCGCAGGGCAACATCCTCGAACCAGGCGACGTCCAGGAAGGCATGCGCGCCGCCGAGGCGATCGGGGACGACATGCTCCAGAAGCAAAGTCAGGGCGTGGTTATTCCGGAGAGTTTCACGCACGGATCGTCGGCGCAGCGGATGCAGGCCCTGCAGACGGGCCTGAAGACCGGCAATCCGGCCGCCTGCAAGTTCAACCGCTAG